A segment of the Trifolium pratense cultivar HEN17-A07 linkage group LG7, ARS_RC_1.1, whole genome shotgun sequence genome:
GAAGGGTGATACATCCAACCTTGAGATATACAGGTTCTGGAGGTAACATAGTGAGTAAGAAGGGTGTGGGAACTTTGCTTTCGGTTACTGCTAGCTTACAACAATGCATTCGTCAGTTTAGGCGGATTGAGCTTGTTAAGGGTGATAAAGACCCCGAGCCACTTCCGTGTAATCCGAATGTTGTATTCAGGTCAAGCTCATACAAACTCACAGATGAATAAGTTCCTTGAGACAATGACATAATTTGTTCAAATGCACaatttgtatattttgttttgacgatattttcttaataatatataaatattggtaatttatatacactattTGGATGAATTTATGAGTTATGTGGTTTCTTCAAATCGATGGTTCTCCATTTGTAAGATTTTATTTTCCGTAATGAAAACAGATCTGGATGGAGAAATGGTATTTTTGTTATGAAGGAATCCGGTGATTAACCACGGTTCCACCGTGGCTAAACATGACTTAAACCGTGGCAAAAAAGAAAAGTGATTCGATTGTGCAAATACAATGGAGAAATGACAAATTATAAATCTAGACACAAATGGTCAAGTAGGCTGAAAATTTGTTGGATAgtttgatgatgaagaagatgatcaTAAATCACAATCAGAGAGTAGGTGAGAGGGAAAAgaattaaaatacatttttcaattttttttaaaaaaaatattgtatatcAATATCCTACATGGCATAGTCTAGTCAATGTACAATCATAAAGAATTGCCAATGTGGCACTGCCACATCAGCTACCGTTAAAGCCATTTAACACCAGAGAATAAAAAGTGTAAATAGAAAATTTTTGGGGGACTAAAAATCGATGAAATTTTTTAgaggaactaaaaacaaaactttgaaTATTTAAGAGAACCAAtaacatttaacttttttttaataatgcatGCTAATTTGTAGCAATGAAATACTATGAGAGAGCTTTGAAAGTCTTATGAGTAACAACAATAGAGACTGATTATTATGATTTTCGAGCTTTATTGGAATTGTGAGTCTAGGCTTCTAAGAGAGACCTTTGTAGAATAAGCCCTAGGAACAATCCTTTTCTCCAAACTCAGCATAATAATTATCGGATATTTGGCAAGCACAGTAGACTCCCAACCAATCTCTTTCACAAAAAACTCCATCACTGCCTCAATTTTCTCCACGGATACCAACATACACCAAGGATGTTTCAAAAATGTTGAAACAATATCTTCTTTATACCAACCCCATTTCTTATACACACCAACCTTCCTTTGTCAATCAGATGTCAAACTCTTAGCACGCAACACGGTAATGAAAAACGTCGTTTTAGGATCGAACCCTAATAGCTTTATGTGATACCAATCTTTAAACAAAATCACAACTTTTGATTGAGGGACACCATTTTGAATCAAAAAATGAATATTCTGAGATGGGATTCAAGTATTAATCGAAGAAGGTCGTTGTCTGATAGAGGCAATGGTAGCTTGATCAGAAAGTAAGAATGGGGGTGATGGAATTTTCCAAACTTTGATATAAAAACTTTTGGATTTTGAGAGATGATGTGAACAAGATCGGATTTTGAAGCACCCTTTGAGAGAAggaaattgaatttagggagaATGGTTTTGTTGGGATCAAAAGAGAGGATAATTGGGCAGATTTTGATGATGGATGAAAATTGGGAAGTTGAAAAGCCATAGGATTTGATTAGGTTAAGAACTAGATTGGGGTTTTGGGAATTGTTGAAATGAACTTGGGTTGAGAGTTTTGAAGCTAATTTTAGGGATAATCAAAGATCAATGAGGTAGTTGATTGTGAAAGTTAGATTttgtgaagatgatgatgaagaaaaaggttgaagaaaaagaagaagaagaaatgaaggTGTTAGGTTTTGAATCTGAGATTATGACAAATCAATGCTCTGCAACAGAAATGAAACATGAATATGGGACAAGGGTTTTCGTTTTGCAGCGCTGTGTTGTGTTAATAAGAAATGAAACATGATTATGGGACAAGGGGACGGGGATGTATTCGACACTATAACACAGTTTAGCCTTACAAGGTTAGACATTGTTGCAATAGCTGATTTTAACTTATACCTATAAAGCAACAATGTCTAACATTGTAAGGATTGGGTGACTTGCAAAAAGTGCAAGTCGCTTTACAAGTATAAGTGATACAAACAACATGAACTTAACTAATAATACTTGCAAAgcattgtcaacaaaaaaaaaatatactcgtTACATTAATAAGTGACACAAAATAACATGAACATAATGTTATTCCATTTTTTGCAAATCTGCATAACATATACTTGGCCAAGTATAGGTTGTAAAAAACATGAACTTGACTCATTTCTCTGATGTTATCCCTTCTCTGaagttaaaattgaaataaaactGTCAAACAAACCCAAAAAGTAATAAAACTCACAAAGAAAGTAATATTAACAAACATCAGTAAAAGCAACACAAATGTAAACAACTTAAACTATATCCAACAGCCTAAATGTAAAAACACTAAAAAGCAAAATGTAAACAACTGAGAATAGaacaatgaaaacaacttaAACTATATCCAATCCTAAATGTAAAAATACTAAAAAGCAAAATGTACAGTAACAAATTTTCCCAGATCTGAAGTCCCTAAGCCTTGAAATTACTCAGGATTGTCATCCTCCACAACACTCATTACAGCAGCAAGCACATGTGGATTAAGCTCAAGCTGATTCACTCTTCTATCAGCTTCCCCATGAGCATTTACACAATCAACACCTTCATTGCAGTTGGGATGAAACTTACATAACTCTGTTTTGTATGTAATCTACAACaagaaaatagatttattaGCATTTATCTTGACATTGAAATCCATAAAgttaaataagaaaatattgaCCTTCGAATGGGCTGAGAAAGCACTATTTTGTTTCTTCACATCAATATAATCAGCATATAGGTCTTTGGACCAGTGCCCAACAGCAACTAAACACCGAACGCAAATGTCCTCCGGCTGCACCAAATTTGCACGAAACGAAAAATGATTGTTGTTTGGCCTACAGTTAGCACAATCTTTGTACTGTTCTGGAAACAAATCTTCGTAACGTTTTGAGAACATATGACCAGGCTTGATCACATAGTCTCTTCCTACATTATAATAAGAAAGCATTAATAGTTATGGAACCAGCATcactaagaaagaaaaataacttAATAACTTATAATGCAGGAGAAAATCAGGACTGTTATAAAGTAGCAATGAAACTGGGTAGAATAATAAATGACGAGCTACTTGTAACTTAATAACCAAATATTGAATTAGATATCAATTATAGGCAAACAgtcataaacataaaaaagaaccagagtgtaaaaataaaagaacaacaaTTATCAATGATAATCATTTTAAAGACAGTAATTTTGATGATCCATTTTCAAACCctaatcaatgttaattttGCTTAGATACCAAATTATAATAAACTGGTTAAAATCAACAAGAACCACTGTAAACACAATTGAATCACCATAATCAATTTGAACTTAgaataaatatcaaattatattaGGATAATCAAGATCTAATGTAAAAACACATGAATCACCATAATGTTAATTTGAAAACAGTAATTCTGATGTTCCATTTTCAAACCctaatcaatgttaattttGCTTAGATACCAAATTCTAACAAACTGGTTAAAATCAACAAGAACCACCGTAAACAAAAATGAATCACCATAATCAATGTTAAATTAgaataaatatcaaattatattaGGATAATCAAGATGTAAAAACACAAGAATCACCATAATGTTAATTTGAAAAACACTAATTAGAAAAAAGTAACCATCAACATCTGAAAAGTAATTGATCACTGATAACACAGAGAAAAATCAGGACTGTTATAAAGTAGCAATGAAACTGGGTAGAATAATAAATGACGAGCTACTTGTAGATTAAATGGATTACTAAGTAGAATAAATAAACAAACTACTAACTGTTTTCCATTTTTGGGATAATGTAGGAATGAAATTAGTAAACTATGAATAAATAAACGAACTAAATAGAACAAAATTCATACCTGCAGGTACGTGAGGTAAGCCTCTTGGCTTCTCATTTTGAGGTTGTGACGGTCCAGCTTGAGTTTGGGCATGAGAGGGTCCCGGTATGTTCTCAGATCCTAAGTAGGGTTGGGCCATAGGATTTAAATTCTGAGATTCTGCTGGAGAGGGGACAAACAAAGTTAGAATAACAgattaaaattatgtatatattaaaaaaggaaaaaaaaaaaacagcaataCAAACGAACCTAAAGGAATATGATATGGTTGTGGAAAGTACGGTTGGGCCATAGGATTTAAATTCTGAGATTCTGCTGGGAGAGGGAACAAACAAAATTAGAATAACAGattaaaattatacatatattaaaaaagggaaaaaatagCAATACAAACGAACCTAAAGGAATATGATATGGCTGATAGACTATTATTGGCATCAGATTTTGGCCAATCAATGGAACAGctgaaaaataatacaaaatataaagcaacaattaaaaatatgaataaaacgGTACTTTaaacaaatgaataaaacaGTGCTGTAAAAACGAACCCAAAGGAATATGATATGGCTGATAGACTATTATTGGCATCAGATTTTGGCCAATCAACGGAACAGctgaaaaataatacaaaatataaagcaacaattaaaaatatgaataaaacgGTACTTTAAACAAATGAATAAAACGGTTCTATAAAAACGAACCCAAAGGAATATGATATGGCTGATAGACTATTATTGGCATCAGATTTTGGCCAATCAACGGAACAGctgaaaaataatacaaaatattaaaGCAACAATTAAAAATACGAAAAATAGACTAAAAGGACTAAGGTTTCATATATAGACCTTGATTAAAGTGAGGATTTTGGGGGAGGTATGGCTCCACTATAGGCCTAAGGTTCTGGTCTACCTGATGATGACCTACATTCTGATGATCCATTTTTTGAAACTGAACAAAGACAATAACTGACATTAAATTCACATTGAACTTATACAGTCATAGAAACTGAAAATTAACATAACCAAATATTGAATTAGATATCAATTATAGGCAAACAgtcataaacataaaaaagaaccagagtgtaaaaataaaagaacaacaaTTATCAATGATAATCATTTTAAAGACAGTAATTTTGATGATCCATTTTCAAACCctaatcaatgttaattttGCTTAGATACCAAATTATAATAAACTGGTTAAAATCAACAAGAACCACTGTAAACACAATTGAATCACCATAATCAATTTGAACTTAgaataaatatcaaattatattaGGATAATCAAGATCTAATGTAAAAACACATGAATCACCATAATGTTAATTTGAAAACAGTAATTCTGATGTTCCATTTTCAAACCctaatcaatgttaattttGCTTAGATACCAAATTCTAACAAACTGGTTAAAATCAACAAGAACCACCGTAAACAAAAATGAATCACCATAATCAATGTTAAATTAgaataaatatcaaattatattaGGATAATCAAGATGTAAAAACACAAGAATCACCATAATGTTAATTTGAAAAACACTAATTAGAAAAAAGTAACCATCAACATCTGAAAAGTAATTGATCACTGATAACACAGAGAAAAATAAACACCAACCTGTGAAAGAATTGATGTGAGTTTTCTTCTTGAAAGAGAGGATTGTGTGAATTTCTTGACACCTGAAAGTGATGAAATAAGAAGTGAAACGTGTTTCTACTTGAAAGTGAAGAAATAAACAAAGTGGTTTTTTTTCTACCCTGAAAGAAATGAGAAGAGATTTctatgaaagaaagaaagaatttcTTGAAACCTCAATGTGTGATTTCTAATTGAAAGCATTTAGCTCCTCCAAAAGgaacactatatatatatatatattttggcgGGAAAAAATGGGAACCCAATTGGAGAGactaagttttatttaaaaatttaaaaaaaaaatggaagtaaaagaaaaactatttggtatcttaaaatatttatccaatTAACTTTCCTACAAACATTGGTTATATTTTTTCCATAgtgttataaatatatataatcttcaAAAGTTCAAATATCAAAGACTCTCTTTCAATGTTGCGTTTTACTTTCTTTAACATATTTATGGTATAACTTACCAAATATAGCATATTAATCTTATAATCTGTGcagtcaaaaaatatatttataatatgaaaaatatttttaatgcaaaagTTACTATttttggttccttaactagtAAAGGATCCGGGGCATTAATTACCATaaccatattttttatataataaaaccatGTTCATTACAGTGATACAGCTTATAACAAATGTTTCATACCGTACTTCTTCAGAATAAAATCAACCATTAGATGCATAATTGCATACAGATATGacaaaaaaggagaaaaataaatCCATAGGATAAAAATTTCATCAACGAGAGAGAAATAACAAACCTTTTCAGGATCCCATGACCACCCATCAGGTCCATTGACTTTAATTACAAAGGAACCCTGCAATGAAAGTAATTGCATTGAGAAGAACTGAATAaaaaatacacacacacacacacactcagcATTTCTGATTCTTTTTCCATGCGCAAAAGCTGAATAGAATAACAATTTTTACCTTGTCATAAACCGGAATAAAATAGTATCCATTTGGAGCACATTGTGTTCTATCCTTTACCAATCCATCCACTGTTTGAAGCTCAACCTAGAATAGAAAAACAATTAAATGTTGTTCAGCACAAGTTGTGAATATAAGACTAGTCTAGACGAAGTAGTACTACGTATATCATATCATCTATCTATCGAATAAACAAAGAGTTTAATTTTCATGCACTGTCGATGTAAAAAGTTCTATACTGTCAGCAGATCACAGCCAAtcatatgtttgactttagAAGTATTTACCATAAAAGTCAACTGTTGCTAATGATCTGACGTTTATGATTGATGTCAACTGATAGTGTAAAAATTGTTTACACTGGCAGTGTATACGAATTAAATTCCATAAACAATAGGAACAGCAGGAGACcaataaatatcaaataaaacaCTAAGCCAGATTAGCATTATTATAGTTAATGTGCAAAATAATTAGAgttcaaatccaaaatcatttacAAATACAAAACAAATAGCAGAATTAAATTGCAGACACACTTACCGTGACATGTGAATAATCCAATTTAGCATCGGTTTGTTTTCTCGCCTTCACCAACGATGAGCTCGCCtgttataacaataaaaaaaataaaaaaatatcatcactATCATATCAACATACTGAAATCggtaacaataaaaataaataaccgAATTCAGCTGAAAACGAGAGGAATTGTTGATTAGAGCATAAATTTCAGATCGGTGCATTTAATTTTCCAATCCGAATACCTAATTAAAACAGTGATCTAAAAGACGAAATCGGTGTTTGGATTATTTACCTGAACAAATCCACCGCAGCCATAGATGGAATCAGCAGAAGCAAATGAAATGGAATAAGTAACGAAGAGTAGTAAGCACAGAAAAGAATCTCCGATCGACATTTTGGGATCTGAGTGAGGTTGGGCGATGAATCCAATCGCCCAGAGTAGGTACTAGTAGTGGAAAATGGAAATTAACAAACAGATCTTAGAGGGTCatgaaatatttatttgttactgtaattcttatttttaactGATTTAGTAGAGTTACTTCACTGAGTACTCGCTACTCTAGAGAAGAGGGTTTATGGGTTTAGATTAGAACAAAAATCTAAACCAATAATGGCCCGCAGTCACAAATATTTGCGTTGTTAAAAAATTagaaccaataaaaaaatagggAAAAATAGATAGTTATTTTTGTCGTCATACTGATTACTTAAATATTGTTTGCTATCTAAGTATCAgacggttttttttttcaaaatttctaatttttacaTATCCGCTACTTAATGTGTAAAAATATGGCATACAAGTAATAAAATCAACCattagattttaaaattatagcAATCCATCAAtacaatattattattcttaAATTAAACACTCTTCTAAAACTTATGATCTATTTAAAAAACATATGTACATTGCAAGCCAACACTCCCAATAAGACGTTCACACGTTTTCCTACGTGCTATTGAACTATATTAATAgcattattttataaaataatcacTAAACTTAACCCAAAACCCATATATCAAATCACTTCAGTGGgttgttttaaaaaactttACTAATAAGTTAATATAAATTGCAAAATTACtacttttcatttataaaatttttacaattttaaatcatACAGATACAATTTTGATTCttatataatctaaaatatTTAACATACAACCGCCTGATCGTAGAGTTTAAATGAAAAACCCAGCTTTAATGTATACGTGTGACATTTATAAACATGTGTAAATGGTACATACCTTCAAATCACACTAAATAAACAAAGATAAACAGTAATAAAAACACaaataggaaaataaaataaatactaccTTTCATGGCTTATTCATTCAGGCTATATCgttataaacaacaaaaatagaaaaaatcttagccaaaagaaaaatttctatatatattaaaaatataggcCCCATTTgtttgaagaaaatctaaaatgattttttgtttacaatcataaaaatctattttgttAGAAAatgctttttaaaaaaatgattttgaagaaaaaaaattattttttttacaaaaatgatttttgaaaaatcttAAACAAACATAAGTAACatcaaaaaaatgattttttttataaaaatagattttttgatGAAAATTCCGAAACAAACAGGGCCATAATCAGATCTTGGTTTAAAACTGCAAAAtcggaaaaataaattaacaacaGTTCtaggttaaaaataaaaagcaacaaATCCATCGATAAAAACCTtaggataataataataataataataataataataataataataataataataataatccctctagtcctaattataagaaaacattcacttatatattcaaattttgatgtatcAAATCTTCAATGTATCTAAATAATGAATCtcttcttataattaggaccggagggagtagtaaatAGAGAGATAAATTATAATGGTGTCAAATAACATAGAAATGAGGTGTTTTGAATCaaagaacaaaatataaatGACCGATATTGTCAAATAAacaatctcatctcatctcataaTAGATGAGATCGTTGTTGTTTTCTATCAACCAACATcatcaaaaaaataatctaagAGGGAAGAGAAGAGAATAAGAGGATGGAAGCTGGCGGCAGATTAGAAACAGAGGGAAGAGAAGAAGAGCTACGGCCGAGCAGTTAAATTAGGGCTGGTTTTTAGAATTgttaagacatatttttttatttataccaTTTTGTTTGGGTCACTGGTTTGTGGGCTTATTCAAAATGGCCTGTTAGAGGCTTATGGAGTATTTTTAATAGTATTCCAAGAGACTTGCTTTTCGTACTCTAAGTGTTGAGTGCAAACCCATCGTCTGCGTTCcctaaatgaaaaaaattcatgaaCAAAAAAGTGAACTTGGTTTGCAATTTTCTATCCATAAAGCAAACTTGATTTTCAGTTTACTATCTAAAAAGCGAACTCTTTTTTCATTTAGGGGTGTATATGTTGATTGAATTTGAGTATAAAATATTGTCACGAGTGCGAACtcactttatgtttttttttatttatttttttttttatgaaaaatattgtttatatagacttaactacacatttagtCTCATACGTTTATTTTCGGTTTCAATGTGGTCCTTTACGTTTTTACTATTTACATTAGTTAGTCTTtcccgtcaattttgtcacatgtggcaatcagtttgcatatgtggacataCACGTGGTACTTGGACACACTAACACGTGTATAGTTCAAACATAgttagtgacaaaattaacGAAAAAGACTAAATTAAAACTTAATGGAAAAGACTAAATTAAACGGagttatttatatattctagttttatgcaatttcttttttttttatattctttttataaaaaaattattaactaaacattttataatttttttatttgtttctatttttatgtaaagattgttctgttttattTATATCCATAATCTGTctagtttctatttttaaacacatcatctttttattgtatttttttaatgttttttttagtaaaattacaatcaaaatatacaaaacttgcaacgtggttaaaactaaaaataataaattagtaaatttggtgGTAATCAATTTTAGTATATACTTTTTTAACTTCTTTTCTCACCTCTCTGctctcaatttcatttttagaaAACCAAACAAAGTAGTATAAGGCATTTTCTTTCCCTCCATCGCAAACAAACCCAGTAAACCCCTACAAAACAATTCGCATAACACAAAGCGCAGTGTTGAGTTTTTCTCCACTCCCCCCAAACCCGAAAATGTGAAAAACAAAACATGTCACTGAGGCAATTCATCAAACACCTTCAACCCATTCACATCACACCCAAAAAACTCTCACCATTTCCCTTTCTCTTCACTCGTTCTCTTCAAACCACAACCCAAACCCTCCACCAAGACCAATACCAAGATCCACAATCTCTTCTCAAACAAGACCCAATCGAAATTTGCACTTCTCTTTGGGTCAAAACTTTCTCTTCCCCAAAAACCACTTCATTCCCATATCTCACCGGTTATCTCTCCAATTTCGATCTTTGGGTCTTCTCTTATCAACGTTCTTGTGCTCATGTCACCGGAACTTTCCCTCCTAGAAACGCCATTCACACCAATATCCTACGCGATCTTCTTTCTTTGCGAAACGCAGTTATTCGCGGTCGTTTTGTTTGGGATGATAAAACTCATCAATTGCTTAAACCCCCAAATGATAAAACCTACAAAAAAACCATTATCAAAACGGaaatttcaagtttttcttgATTCTAATGAGACTTGTTTTCAAGATAGGGTTGTTCAGGAGGTTCTGTTGAGTATTCTGGAACCGGTTTTTGAACCTAAGTTTTCTCCGAAATCGCATGCTTTTAGACCGGGGAGAAATGCACATACTGTTATTCGTAGTATTCGGAGTAATTTCGCAGGTTATTTGTGGTTTTTGAAGGGTGATTTGAGTGAAATTTTTGATAGAGTTGATACTGATGTTGTGATGGAATGTGTTGAAAAGGGTACTAGAGATAAGAAAGTTTTGGGTTTGATAAAATCGGCATTGATGGGTCGTGTGTCACGGAGAGTAGTGGAAGGTGAGGTTTTGAAGAAAGATAAGAAGAGGAAAGCTACTAAGAAGAGGATTCTTAAAGAGAATGAACCGAAACCGGATCCTTATTGGTTAAGAACATTCTTTAGTTTTGCTCCTGAGGAAGCTGTTAAGGTACCTTGTTATGGTCATTGTGGGATTTTAAGTCCATTGCTTGCTAATGTTTGTCTTAATGAATTGGATCATATGATAGAAAAAATGGTTGTTGAGTTTTTTAGACCTTGTAAGTTTGATTCTATATGGAAATATTCAATTGATGATGCTTGTCATAACCCTGCTTGGCCTGAGTTTGTTCCGTCGAGTGGTAAAGAGAAAACTAGGAAGATGGATTACATAAGATATGGTGGTC
Coding sequences within it:
- the LOC123897127 gene encoding uncharacterized protein LOC123897127 isoform X7, whose protein sequence is MDHQNVGHHQVDQNLRPIVEPYLPQNPHFNQAVPLIGQNLMPIIVYQPYHIPLAVPLIGQNLMPIIVYQPYHIPLAVPLIGQNLMPIIVYQPYHIPLAESQNLNPMAQPYFPQPYHIPLESQNLNPMAQPYLGSENIPGPSHAQTQAGPSQPQNEKPRGLPHVPAGRDYVIKPGHMFSKRYEDLFPEQYKDCANCRPNNNHFSFRANLVQPEDICVRCLVAVGHWSKDLYADYIDVKKQNSAFSAHSKITYKTELCKFHPNCNEGVDCVNAHGEADRRVNQLELNPHVLAAVMSVVEDDNPE
- the LOC123899564 gene encoding LOW QUALITY PROTEIN: nuclear intron maturase 1, mitochondrial-like (The sequence of the model RefSeq protein was modified relative to this genomic sequence to represent the inferred CDS: inserted 2 bases in 1 codon) yields the protein MSLRQFIKHLQPIHITPKKLSPFPFLFTRSLQTTTQTLHQDQYQDPQSLLKQDPIEICTSLWVKTFSSPKTTSFPYLTGYLSNFDLWVFSYQRSCAHVTGTFPPRNAIHTNILRDLLSLRNAVIRGRFVWDDKTHQLLKPPNDKTYKXKPLSKRKFQVFLDSNETCFQDRVVQEVLLSILEPVFEPKFSPKSHAFRPGRNAHTVIRSIRSNFAGYLWFLKGDLSEIFDRVDTDVVMECVEKGTRDKKVLGLIKSALMGRVSRRVVEGEVLKKDKKRKATKKRILKENEPKPDPYWLRTFFSFAPEEAVKVPCYGHCGILSPLLANVCLNELDHMIEKMVVEFFRPCKFDSIWKYSIDDACHNPAWPEFVPSSGKEKTRKMDYIRYGGHFLIGIRGPREDAVEIRKKIVEFCENSFGIRLDNSKLEIDHIARGIQFLDHIICRRVIHPTLRYTGSGGNIVSKKGVGTLLSVTASLQQCIRQFRRIELVKGDKDPEPLPCNPMLYSGQAHTNSQMNKFLETMADWYKYADNRKKVVGFCAYVVRSSLAKLYAARYRLKSRAKVYGIASRNLSRPLRESTNNSAPEYSDLLRMGLVDPIEGVQFSHMSLIPSCDYTPFPRNWIPDHERVLHEYIKLDNPKFFCDLLRYIKQKGLSIPQDEISQMVWDYKTLGVRYFRSDRDKEVKADLKEITE
- the LOC123897127 gene encoding uncharacterized protein LOC123897127 isoform X5, giving the protein MDHQNVGHHQVDQNLRPIVEPYLPQNPHFNQAVPLIGQNLMPIIVYQPYHIPLAVPLIGQNLMPIIVYQPYHIPLAVPLIGQNLMPIIVYQPYHIPLAESQNLNPMAQPYFPQPYHIPLAESQNLNPMAQPYLGSENIPGPSHAQTQAGPSQPQNEKPRGLPHVPAGRDYVIKPGHMFSKRYEDLFPEQYKDCANCRPNNNHFSFRANLVQPEDICVRCLVAVGHWSKDLYADYIDVKKQNSAFSAHSKITYKTELCKFHPNCNEGVDCVNAHGEADRRVNQLELNPHVLAAVMSVVEDDNPE
- the LOC123897127 gene encoding uncharacterized protein LOC123897127 isoform X8, with protein sequence MDHQNVGHHQVDQNLRPIVEPYLPQNPHFNQAVPLIGQNLMPIIVYQPYHIPLAVPLIGQNLMPIIVYQPYHIPLAVPLIGQNLMPIIVYQPYHIPLESQNLNPMAQPYFPQPYHIPLAESQNLNPMAQPYLGSENIPGPSHAQTQAGPSQPQNEKPRGLPHVPAGRDYVIKPGHMFSKRYEDLFPEQYKDCANCRPNNNHFSFRANLVQPEDICVRCLVAVGHWSKDLYADYIDVKKQNSAFSAHSKITYKTELCKFHPNCNEGVDCVNAHGEADRRVNQLELNPHVLAAVMSVVEDDNPE
- the LOC123897127 gene encoding uncharacterized protein LOC123897127 isoform X9 yields the protein MDHQNVGHHQVDQNLRPIVEPYLPQNPHFNQAVPLIGQNLMPIIVYQPYHIPLAVPLIGQNLMPIIVYQPYHIPLAVPLIGQNLMPIIVYQPYHIPLESQNLNPMAQPYFPQPYHIPLESQNLNPMAQPYLGSENIPGPSHAQTQAGPSQPQNEKPRGLPHVPAGRDYVIKPGHMFSKRYEDLFPEQYKDCANCRPNNNHFSFRANLVQPEDICVRCLVAVGHWSKDLYADYIDVKKQNSAFSAHSKITYKTELCKFHPNCNEGVDCVNAHGEADRRVNQLELNPHVLAAVMSVVEDDNPE